In one window of Poriferisphaera corsica DNA:
- a CDS encoding phage portal protein produces the protein MAKDSENQSVAAGLGIVDLQSYIDEYQVEKLPFYRKLWGYYRNRYGDGNQKSGLPDRLLRRNDSGECKEIVIENDIAWRVHAMVDFMFSKPVTIQSLASDPQRANEIEAFLRDVIKANGGMGFYQNLALLGAIYGYVDVLVHADSGKRILLEVVEASRAVPVLNAHDYRKLNGYIIHWKQGTSNAGQCKKRLWRMIPLANKDRSDVTHTYVWTPEKCVYAKNSKNQKHSNVIESQINIIGEIPIVHIQNLTQPYYYEGLSEVEPLINLQDELNTRLSDRANRVTFQAFKMYLGKGIDGFIDRPVGPGQMWSTNNEGASIEEFGGDSHSPSEDAHIAEIREAMDKASGISPLVTGLVRDRIGNLTSENALRIVMMGLLAKTEKKRVNYGDGLIRMCRLILETAHVLGVFKTNSAERLVRIDWPEPMPTGETQSLINAERKLKIGVAQKQVLAELGYSEIDQIAAK, from the coding sequence ATGGCAAAAGACAGCGAAAATCAAAGTGTAGCTGCAGGTTTAGGAATCGTTGATCTTCAGTCTTATATTGATGAATATCAAGTTGAGAAGTTGCCATTCTATAGGAAGTTATGGGGCTACTATCGAAATAGATATGGTGATGGAAATCAGAAGTCTGGACTGCCGGATCGTCTGCTAAGGCGAAATGATTCCGGGGAGTGTAAAGAGATTGTCATTGAGAACGATATTGCGTGGCGTGTGCATGCCATGGTTGATTTCATGTTCTCAAAACCTGTCACGATACAAAGCCTCGCCTCCGATCCACAGAGGGCGAATGAGATAGAAGCATTTCTACGAGATGTTATTAAAGCAAATGGTGGTATGGGATTTTATCAGAATTTGGCATTACTGGGTGCGATTTATGGATACGTTGATGTTTTAGTGCACGCTGATTCAGGTAAGCGCATTTTGCTTGAGGTTGTTGAAGCCTCCAGAGCTGTGCCAGTGTTAAATGCCCATGATTATCGAAAGCTCAATGGGTACATCATTCATTGGAAGCAAGGTACCTCAAACGCGGGACAATGTAAGAAGCGTTTGTGGCGAATGATTCCGCTCGCAAATAAAGATCGTAGTGATGTTACGCATACATATGTTTGGACACCAGAAAAATGTGTTTATGCAAAAAATTCTAAAAATCAAAAGCATAGCAATGTAATTGAATCTCAGATAAACATTATTGGTGAGATCCCAATTGTTCATATACAAAATTTAACTCAGCCATACTACTACGAGGGGTTGAGCGAGGTTGAGCCGTTAATAAACTTGCAGGATGAACTGAATACAAGATTGTCTGATCGAGCCAATCGCGTAACATTTCAAGCTTTCAAGATGTATTTGGGTAAGGGAATCGATGGGTTTATTGATCGCCCAGTCGGTCCAGGCCAGATGTGGTCAACAAATAACGAAGGTGCATCGATCGAAGAATTCGGTGGTGATAGTCATTCACCATCTGAAGACGCTCATATTGCAGAGATTCGAGAAGCTATGGATAAGGCCAGCGGGATTAGTCCCTTGGTGACAGGTTTGGTACGTGATCGAATCGGTAATCTAACCAGTGAAAATGCATTGCGTATTGTGATGATGGGCTTGTTAGCTAAAACTGAAAAAAAGCGCGTGAACTACGGCGATGGGTTGATTCGGATGTGTCGTTTGATCTTAGAAACAGCACATGTTTTGGGTGTATTCAAAACAAATTCGGCAGAGAGGTTAGTGCGAATTGATTGGCCAGAACCTATGCCAACAGGTGAAACACAAAGTCTGATTAATGCGGAGCGAAAGTTGAAAATAGGTGTGGCTCAGAAGCAGGTATTGGCAGAATTAGGCTACAGCGAGATTGATCAGATTGCAGCTAAGTAA